The proteins below come from a single Halostagnicola larsenii XH-48 genomic window:
- a CDS encoding methyl-accepting chemotaxis protein, producing the protein MTENRSSLTEGESPESRETGVSDRDSSTVGSDARPGANSADADRETLARAGYTQLFNGIETPTFVLDTDGVIVEWSRTLAELTGASREEAVGHDRASEMFYPDGRRAKTLADKVLETPERAHVAHDVELRDPSSNRVGDTSTMIDQHGDERHIDFSATPLYDGGELIGVVEVVIDRTETINERDATTALISEVQQTTNSIKRGNLSARAERKPAFSSLDPELVEVIDSINEMAQNLADITGQVTDHAEQMDDATDEANEAATEIAQNVSQQNNLIEDATTEIQSFAAEIEEVAAEANEVSAAAESSLETAEDGLEAGETTREATEEVVEIGNELSESVQELSEQIRDIDEVIEVISDIADETNLLAINATIEAAGSDQGGERFAVVADHVKELADETNQHADEITRSISDLQKQSEKTASAVERSQDRIQHADNQIGQMHSSLEEISDSVEEAAHGISEVARVTDEQATSVEALTETLQTVRDRSDRSEEATQQIVETTNEQEQIMTTLIDRVDELTEADH; encoded by the coding sequence CGTCCGGGTGCGAACTCGGCCGACGCAGATCGCGAAACGTTAGCTCGTGCCGGCTATACACAACTTTTCAACGGAATCGAGACGCCGACGTTCGTCCTCGACACCGACGGCGTCATCGTCGAGTGGAGTCGAACGCTCGCCGAGCTAACCGGTGCGAGCCGCGAGGAGGCGGTCGGTCACGATCGGGCCTCGGAGATGTTCTACCCCGACGGCCGCCGGGCAAAAACGCTCGCCGACAAGGTCCTCGAGACGCCCGAACGGGCACACGTAGCGCACGACGTCGAACTCCGCGATCCGTCGTCAAACCGCGTCGGCGACACGAGTACGATGATCGACCAACACGGGGACGAACGCCACATCGATTTCTCCGCGACGCCGCTTTACGACGGCGGCGAACTGATCGGCGTCGTCGAAGTCGTCATCGACCGCACGGAGACGATCAACGAACGCGACGCGACGACGGCGTTGATCTCGGAGGTCCAGCAGACGACGAATTCGATCAAACGGGGGAATCTCTCGGCTCGAGCCGAGCGAAAACCGGCGTTTTCCTCGCTCGACCCCGAACTCGTCGAGGTGATCGATTCGATAAACGAGATGGCCCAGAACCTCGCGGATATCACCGGGCAGGTCACCGACCACGCCGAGCAGATGGACGACGCGACCGACGAGGCAAACGAGGCGGCGACCGAAATCGCCCAGAACGTCTCCCAACAGAACAACCTGATCGAAGACGCGACGACCGAAATCCAGTCGTTCGCCGCGGAAATCGAGGAGGTCGCCGCCGAGGCCAACGAGGTAAGCGCGGCCGCCGAATCCTCGCTCGAGACCGCAGAGGATGGCCTCGAAGCCGGCGAGACGACCCGGGAGGCGACCGAGGAGGTCGTCGAAATCGGGAACGAACTCTCCGAGAGTGTCCAGGAGCTCTCAGAGCAGATCAGGGACATCGACGAGGTGATCGAGGTGATCTCGGATATCGCCGACGAGACGAACCTGCTCGCGATCAACGCCACCATCGAAGCCGCAGGCTCCGATCAGGGCGGCGAGCGCTTCGCCGTCGTCGCGGATCACGTCAAAGAACTCGCCGACGAGACCAATCAGCACGCAGACGAAATCACGCGGAGTATCTCGGACCTCCAGAAACAATCCGAGAAAACCGCCTCGGCCGTCGAGCGTTCCCAGGATCGAATCCAGCACGCTGACAACCAGATCGGACAGATGCACAGCTCGCTCGAGGAGATCAGCGACTCCGTCGAGGAGGCGGCCCACGGCATTTCGGAAGTCGCCCGCGTGACCGACGAACAGGCGACGTCAGTCGAAGCGCTCACCGAAACGCTCCAGACGGTCAGAGATCGCTCCGATCGCTCGGAGGAGGCGACCCAGCAGATCGTCGAGACGACCAATGAACAGGAACAGATCATGACGACGCTGATCGACCGCGTCGACGAGTTAACCGAAGCGGATCACTAA